In a single window of the Notamacropus eugenii isolate mMacEug1 chromosome 4, mMacEug1.pri_v2, whole genome shotgun sequence genome:
- the LOC140500096 gene encoding beta-1,3-galactosyltransferase 2-like, giving the protein MLECFSLDMPNGNLGNMRLIRTRFRLGALLSTAFGGLLVLLVYQFVDFQTSSMDLRPLVSTELAGETVSLPLRKFEWQSQTPHPLDMKYPYPYPFLLNHPNKCEGARGAPFLLMLVMTRPQDVGVRQVIRETWGNETLVPGVVICCLFVLGLPPPLFTKELQTLLEEEDKEHGDLLQVGFLDTYHNLTVKVLMGLEWMARYCPNAHYVLKVDGDVFLNPSFLVWQVLQPNGPPRPDFITGYIYRNKGPIRNPAYKWYMPPELYSSDKYPPFCGGPGYVLSGSLALRVLAVAQTLKVIFLEDVFVGLCLQQLGVKPTPSPFNAFHMYSVKYEHCAFHRLALVHQFQPQELLRIWPDFQRVNMTCAVA; this is encoded by the exons ATGCTGGAGTGCTTTTCCCTCGACATGCCAAAT GGCAACCTTGGCAACATGAGACTGATCAGGACCCGTTTCAGGCTGGGGGCTCTGCTGAGCACAGCCTTTGGGGGGCTGCTGGTACTGCTGGTGTATCAGTTTGTAGATTTCCAGACTTCTTCCATGGATTTGAGGCCCTTGGTCTCCACAGAGTTGGCTGGAGAGACTGTGAGTCTTCCTCTAAGGAAATTTGAGTGGCAGTCTCAGACACCACATCCCTTGGACATGAAGTACCCTTACCCCTATCCTTTCTTACTCAACCACCCTAATAAGTGTGAGGGTGCCAGAGGTGCCCCCTTCCTGCTTATGCTGGTGATGACCCGGCCCCAGGATGTGGGGGTGCGCCAAGTCATCCGGGAAACATGGGGCAATGAAACCTTGGTTCCTGGTGTGGTCATTTGCTGCCTCTTTGTGCTTGGTCTGCCCCCACCTCTTTTCACCAAGGAACTTCAAACCCTCTTAGAAGAAGAAGACAAGGAGCATGGGGATCTCCTCCAGGTGGGCTTCCTGGATACATATCACAATTTGACTGTCAAGGTCCTCATGGGGCTGGAGTGGATGGCCAGGTACTGTCCCAATGCCCACTATGTTCTCAAGGTGGATGGTGATGTATTTCTAAACCCCAGTTTTCTGGTATGGCAGGTGCTTCAGCCCAATGGACCCCCACGGCCTGACTTTATCACAGGATACATCTACAGAAATAAAGGCCCTATTCGAAATCCAGCTTACAAGTGGTACATGCCTCCAGAGCTATATTCATCAGACAAGTACCCCCCATTCTGTGGGGGTCCTGGCTATGTTCTGTCTGGATCCTTAGCCCTCAGGGTCCTGGCTGTGGCCCAGACTCTCAAGGTCATCTTCTTGGAGGATGTGTTTGTGGGCTTGTGCTTACAGCAGCTGGGGGTGAAGCCCACTCCTTCTCCCTTTAATGCCTTTCATATGTATTCAGTAAAGTATGAACACTGTGCCTTTCACCGACTTGCCCTGGTTCACCAATTCCAGCCCCAGGAACTGCTGCGAATTTGGCCAGATTTCCAGAGAGTCAATATGACCTGCGCTGTGGCATGA